A section of the Mesorhizobium loti genome encodes:
- a CDS encoding phosphomannomutase, with product MKFGSSGLRGLASELVGKPSGLYTEAFAWRLAAGGCQPKARVLVGRDLRDSSPTIAANCMAALAASGLQPIDCGAIPTPALALYGLQHGMAALMVTGSHIPADRNGIKFYSPHGEISKADEAAIAQYAAEKSDSYRSPPSAETALPTHHDEAMAAYRARAEDILKPGSLSGLRIGVYQHSSVAADLLVEILRSFGASVTPVGKSDTFVPVDTEAVSPTTIAKFRAWTREFKLDAIVSTDADADRPLVTDENGDLFRGDLIGLAVALYLRADVVVTPVTSNSGISKTFGFEVLRTKVGSPFVIEAMEASYRTGGIVLGFEANGGVLLGSDCSLHGRTLTALPTRDAMLPILAVLGTVASTGKKVSHLRELWKLPVCASERLENFPVESSSGLMLRLADREQLQRFLAPFGTVAEVDETDGLRTRMANGEIIHLRPSGNAPELRCYSEAANQDRAEAIVALTLERARAITSTDETEVV from the coding sequence ATGAAATTTGGATCGAGTGGCCTTCGAGGCCTGGCTTCGGAACTGGTCGGGAAGCCGAGTGGACTTTATACCGAGGCTTTCGCCTGGCGCCTGGCCGCCGGCGGGTGCCAGCCGAAAGCCAGGGTCCTGGTAGGCCGCGACCTACGCGACAGCAGTCCCACCATTGCCGCCAACTGCATGGCGGCACTGGCGGCAAGCGGACTTCAACCGATCGATTGCGGCGCCATTCCGACACCGGCCTTGGCGCTCTATGGCCTGCAGCATGGCATGGCGGCGCTCATGGTGACGGGTTCGCATATTCCCGCCGACCGCAACGGCATCAAATTCTACAGCCCGCATGGCGAGATCAGCAAAGCCGATGAAGCCGCCATCGCACAGTATGCCGCTGAAAAGTCGGATTCCTATCGCTCGCCGCCGTCTGCAGAAACCGCACTTCCGACACACCATGATGAGGCGATGGCCGCCTATCGCGCACGCGCCGAGGATATATTGAAGCCCGGCTCCCTTTCGGGGTTGAGGATCGGCGTCTATCAGCACAGCTCGGTCGCGGCGGATCTCCTGGTCGAGATTCTCCGATCCTTCGGCGCCAGCGTGACGCCTGTCGGGAAATCCGATACTTTCGTGCCCGTTGACACAGAAGCTGTGAGCCCGACCACAATTGCAAAGTTCAGGGCTTGGACGCGAGAATTCAAACTCGATGCCATCGTGTCGACGGATGCCGATGCCGATCGTCCACTCGTCACCGACGAGAACGGCGATCTGTTTCGCGGCGACCTGATAGGCCTCGCCGTAGCCTTGTATTTGCGGGCAGATGTTGTCGTGACGCCGGTAACGTCCAATTCAGGCATTTCGAAAACCTTCGGTTTTGAGGTGCTGAGGACGAAGGTCGGGTCTCCGTTCGTCATCGAAGCCATGGAAGCTTCATACCGCACCGGCGGCATCGTCCTTGGCTTTGAGGCCAATGGCGGCGTGCTCCTTGGGTCGGACTGCTCGCTGCACGGGAGAACATTGACGGCACTGCCGACGCGAGATGCGATGCTCCCGATCCTTGCCGTCCTTGGCACGGTTGCGTCGACAGGAAAAAAGGTGTCGCATCTGCGCGAACTCTGGAAGCTCCCGGTGTGCGCGAGCGAGCGCCTTGAGAACTTCCCGGTGGAAAGTTCGAGCGGCCTGATGCTTCGGCTCGCCGACCGGGAACAATTGCAGCGATTTCTGGCCCCTTTCGGGACTGTCGCCGAAGTCGATGAGACCGATGGCCTCAGGACACGAATGGCGAATGGCGAGATCATCCATTTGCGGCCGTCCGGCAACGCGCCGGAACTGCGGTGCTATTCGGAGGCTGCAAACCAGGACAGAGCGGAAGCGATTGTGGCGCTTACGCTTGAAAGGGCGCGGGCAATCACATCCACAGACGAAACAGAGGTCGTTTAA
- a CDS encoding mannose-1-phosphate guanylyltransferase/mannose-6-phosphate isomerase, with product MKVVPVIISGGAGSRLWPASRQSHPKPFLKVADGHSLIQHTVLRAASIEGVVELVAVTSGDHLFLTKDDFDELDSVVLPRTFLLEPEGRDTAAAVAAATVHAKATQGPDAILCVFPADHMIGNLPAFLNVMGRAIDYAKLGRIATLGINPTRPDTAFGYIEADGEKVVRFVEKPDLETAQAYLASKRFFWNAGIFCFSAQTMLNEMALHCPAVIEAVSRSYENARFSDGEGFAKIELAPEHFGSAPRISLDHAVMEKAGNLAVIPCDMDWNDIGSWNAMAELIAPDENGNRIRGDIHMIGTAGSYISSDRRVIGTVGVNDLIIVDSPDALLVASRDRVQDVKKLFEGLKASGHGAHLLHSTVHRPWGTYTVLEEGERFKIKRIEVKPGRRLSLQMHYHRSEHWVVVSGSAKIVNGDQELFLATNESTYIPCGHKHRLENPGRIDLVIIEVQSGDYLGEDDIVRFDDVYGRA from the coding sequence ATGAAAGTGGTTCCCGTCATCATCAGCGGGGGAGCCGGATCGCGGCTATGGCCTGCCTCGAGGCAATCGCACCCCAAGCCTTTCCTCAAAGTGGCGGACGGACATTCTCTTATTCAGCACACCGTGTTGCGCGCGGCCTCGATCGAGGGCGTCGTGGAACTCGTTGCGGTGACATCAGGGGACCACCTCTTCCTGACCAAGGACGACTTCGACGAACTGGACTCGGTCGTGCTGCCACGCACATTTCTGCTTGAGCCGGAAGGCCGGGATACGGCCGCTGCCGTTGCCGCCGCCACGGTCCACGCCAAGGCGACGCAGGGACCTGACGCAATCCTTTGCGTCTTTCCCGCGGATCACATGATTGGCAATCTGCCTGCGTTTCTGAATGTCATGGGCCGGGCCATCGACTACGCGAAGCTGGGCCGAATCGCGACCCTGGGCATAAACCCAACCAGGCCGGACACCGCATTCGGTTATATCGAGGCCGACGGCGAAAAAGTTGTCCGCTTCGTTGAAAAGCCAGACCTCGAGACCGCTCAAGCCTATCTCGCATCCAAGCGTTTCTTCTGGAACGCCGGCATCTTCTGCTTCAGCGCCCAAACCATGCTCAATGAAATGGCCTTGCATTGTCCCGCGGTCATCGAGGCGGTTTCCAGAAGCTATGAGAACGCCCGTTTCAGCGACGGCGAAGGCTTTGCCAAAATCGAACTCGCGCCCGAGCATTTCGGCTCGGCTCCGCGGATCTCTCTCGACCACGCGGTCATGGAGAAGGCCGGCAATCTTGCCGTGATACCCTGCGACATGGATTGGAACGACATCGGATCCTGGAACGCGATGGCCGAATTGATCGCCCCCGACGAAAACGGAAACAGGATACGCGGCGATATTCACATGATCGGCACCGCAGGCAGCTATATCAGCTCCGACAGGCGGGTCATCGGCACCGTCGGCGTCAACGACCTGATAATCGTCGATTCCCCGGATGCGTTGCTTGTCGCATCCCGCGACCGCGTTCAGGACGTCAAAAAGCTGTTCGAGGGTCTCAAGGCTTCCGGACATGGGGCGCATCTCCTTCACAGCACGGTACACCGACCCTGGGGTACCTATACGGTTCTGGAGGAAGGCGAGCGATTCAAGATCAAACGCATCGAGGTGAAGCCTGGCAGGCGTTTGAGCCTGCAAATGCATTACCATCGTTCGGAGCACTGGGTCGTGGTCAGCGGCTCCGCGAAAATCGTCAATGGCGACCAGGAATTGTTCCTGGCAACAAACGAATCAACCTACATCCCCTGCGGCCATAAGCATCGGCTGGAAAACCCCGGCAGAATTGACCTGGTGATCATTGAAGTGCAAAGCGGCGATTATCTCGGCGAAGATGATATCGTGCGCTTCGATGACGTATATGGTCGCGCCTGA
- the gmd gene encoding GDP-mannose 4,6-dehydratase, whose amino-acid sequence MTKKALITGITGQDGAYLAQLLLSKGYEVHGLARRSSTADVNTTRLKWLGIENDVRIVDGNLTDLSGLARTMRDVKPDEVYNLAAQSFVKSSWQQPILTGNVTGIGVTNVLEALRLESPEARFYQASSSEMYGLIQEPMQSETTPFHPRSPYAVAKLYGHWITINYRESFGLHASSGILFNHESPLRGIEFVTRKVTDAVARIKKGLAKELRLGNIDAKRDWGHSKDYVRAMWLMVQQDQPDDYVVATGRTTTVRDMCRIAFEHVGLKIDDHLVIDPDLFRPAEVEILLGNPAKAKQKLGWEATISLEDMIREMVDADLERHAGTAKR is encoded by the coding sequence ATGACAAAGAAAGCTTTGATCACCGGCATCACCGGGCAGGATGGCGCATATTTGGCGCAGTTGCTGCTGTCCAAGGGATACGAGGTCCACGGACTGGCGCGGCGATCGAGCACGGCTGACGTCAATACAACGCGCCTGAAATGGCTTGGCATCGAAAACGATGTCCGGATCGTTGATGGCAACCTGACGGATTTGTCCGGCCTGGCTCGAACCATGCGCGATGTTAAGCCCGACGAGGTTTACAATCTTGCCGCCCAATCCTTCGTCAAATCATCTTGGCAGCAGCCGATCCTGACGGGCAATGTCACCGGCATAGGCGTGACCAATGTGCTCGAGGCACTTCGCCTCGAATCGCCCGAAGCCCGTTTCTACCAGGCGTCGTCCTCGGAAATGTACGGTCTTATCCAGGAGCCCATGCAGTCGGAGACAACTCCTTTCCATCCGCGTTCGCCTTACGCGGTCGCTAAGCTCTATGGCCACTGGATTACCATCAATTATCGCGAAAGCTTCGGCCTGCATGCCTCGAGCGGCATCCTGTTCAATCATGAATCTCCGCTTCGCGGCATTGAGTTCGTCACCCGAAAAGTCACGGACGCGGTGGCGCGCATCAAGAAAGGCCTGGCAAAGGAGTTGCGGCTCGGCAACATCGATGCCAAGCGCGATTGGGGTCACTCCAAGGATTATGTCCGTGCCATGTGGCTTATGGTGCAGCAGGACCAGCCGGACGACTACGTCGTCGCGACAGGCAGGACGACGACCGTGCGCGACATGTGCCGAATCGCGTTCGAACATGTCGGGCTCAAGATCGACGATCACCTGGTGATCGATCCGGACCTGTTCAGACCGGCCGAGGTCGAAATTCTGCTCGGAAACCCTGCGAAAGCAAAGCAGAAGCTGGGATGGGAGGCGACGATCTCGCTGGAAGACATGATCCGTGAAATGGTGGACGCCGATCTCGAACGTCACGCCGGTACCGCCAAGCGCTGA
- a CDS encoding GDP-mannose 4,6-dehydratase: protein MTHRILITGATGFVGTALLRLLEREHADCKVFPLGHGAGHRNAIDLQDRKGLDEAIREVQPTALIHLAAVAAPSDARNAPRHAWNVNFNGTMNLAQSMLHHAPDARFVYVGSSEAYGASFLSAAGPVTEDVPLRPMTVYGATKAAADLMVGQMAYEGLRAVRFRPFNHTGPGQSDAYVVSAFARQVAEIVSGKSEPVIHVGNLEAERDFLDVRDVVRAYARSAVLNLDAAPDQVYNIASGQPRKIRDILDTLVAQSGIDIEVRADPEKLRPNEIPTASGDASKARAELNWRPLVPFEQTIADVFGYWHRLCNAR from the coding sequence TTGACGCATCGCATCCTGATAACCGGGGCAACAGGGTTTGTCGGCACGGCACTGTTGCGGCTGCTGGAGCGGGAACACGCTGACTGCAAGGTGTTCCCGCTTGGCCATGGCGCGGGCCACCGAAACGCGATCGACCTGCAGGACCGAAAGGGGCTCGACGAGGCCATCCGCGAGGTGCAGCCCACCGCGCTCATCCATCTGGCCGCGGTCGCCGCTCCTTCCGATGCACGCAACGCGCCACGGCATGCCTGGAACGTCAATTTCAACGGAACGATGAACCTCGCCCAATCCATGCTGCACCACGCGCCGGACGCCCGGTTCGTCTATGTGGGTAGTTCCGAAGCGTATGGCGCTTCCTTCCTGAGCGCGGCAGGTCCGGTGACGGAAGACGTGCCGCTTCGGCCGATGACGGTCTACGGCGCCACCAAGGCGGCCGCGGACCTGATGGTCGGGCAAATGGCATATGAAGGTCTGCGCGCCGTACGCTTTCGTCCCTTCAACCACACCGGCCCCGGCCAGTCCGATGCCTATGTGGTTTCCGCCTTCGCACGCCAGGTCGCCGAGATCGTGTCCGGCAAGAGCGAGCCGGTCATTCACGTCGGGAATCTCGAGGCGGAGCGTGACTTCCTCGATGTTCGCGACGTGGTGCGCGCGTATGCCAGGTCCGCAGTGCTGAATCTGGATGCCGCACCCGACCAAGTCTACAACATCGCATCGGGACAACCCCGGAAAATCCGTGATATCCTGGATACGCTTGTTGCGCAGTCGGGCATCGACATCGAAGTACGTGCCGACCCTGAAAAACTGCGCCCGAACGAGATTCCCACCGCATCAGGTGATGCTTCAAAGGCACGCGCCGAGTTGAATTGGCGGCCTTTGGTGCCATTCGAGCAGACAATAGCCGACGTTTTCGGGTATTGGCACCGGCTATGCAACGCTCGATGA
- a CDS encoding ABC transporter permease — protein MFRSLWQYRHFIISSIRGDLKGRFVRSRLGGLWFILHPLAQALIFSIVLSEVLKARLPDTDSPAAYPIYLLSGMAAWTLFSEILTRSMTVFIEQAPVMKKIAFPRLCLPVIVGGTALINHLLLLIALFVIFIFLGHIPGRALVLLPIGIILIAAIGFGLGVILGVMNVFIRDVAQVMMIVLQLWYWLTPIVYPANVLPEKYAFLIGLNPIAPLVALYQDALLFNRWPNPESLIVPAALGIVSMAFAMIFFRRASPELVDVL, from the coding sequence ATGTTTCGAAGCCTGTGGCAGTACCGCCATTTCATCATTTCCTCCATCAGGGGCGACCTGAAAGGGCGTTTCGTGCGGTCGCGTCTGGGCGGCCTGTGGTTCATCCTTCATCCGCTTGCGCAGGCGCTCATCTTCTCGATCGTCCTTTCGGAAGTTCTCAAGGCAAGGCTCCCGGACACGGACAGCCCCGCGGCCTATCCGATCTATCTCCTGTCCGGCATGGCGGCCTGGACGCTGTTCAGCGAGATTCTGACACGCAGCATGACCGTCTTCATCGAGCAGGCACCCGTGATGAAGAAGATCGCCTTTCCGCGCTTGTGCCTGCCCGTCATCGTGGGGGGCACGGCGCTCATCAACCATCTGCTGCTGCTCATCGCCCTGTTTGTCATCTTCATCTTCCTCGGCCATATTCCGGGCCGCGCCCTGGTCTTGCTGCCGATCGGGATCATCCTGATTGCAGCGATCGGCTTCGGCCTTGGCGTGATCCTCGGCGTGATGAACGTGTTCATTCGCGATGTGGCGCAAGTCATGATGATCGTGCTGCAGCTCTGGTACTGGCTGACGCCGATCGTCTATCCCGCCAATGTTCTGCCCGAAAAATATGCTTTTCTGATCGGCCTCAATCCGATCGCACCGCTGGTGGCGCTTTATCAGGACGCGTTGTTGTTCAACCGCTGGCCGAACCCTGAAAGCCTGATCGTGCCGGCGGCACTTGGAATTGTGAGCATGGCTTTCGCAATGATCTTCTTTCGGCGCGCAAGCCCCGAACTGGTCGACGTGTTGTAG
- a CDS encoding ABC transporter ATP-binding protein produces the protein MTVLSVSHLSKRYASYASNLERFAGWFGAPVKPTEEFWPVRDISFSLAAGEALGLIGQNGAGKSTLLKLITGTVRPTEGTASVGGRISAILELGLGFNPEFTGRQNAYHAGGLMGLSQTRLAELMPHIEDFAEIGDFFDQPLRTYSSGMQARLAFALATAERPEVLIVDEVLSVGDSYFQHKSFDRIRSFRAAGTSIILVTHGMGDVRSLCDRVILLDKGRVLKDGPPDEVVDYYNALIATKENAKLTIEQRRERDDWLYSRSGTKAAAVESVALIDGENGKPIKTAISGQSVTIRARIEAKEDIPELVIGFMLKDRAGHTVWGTNTWHTGQVLSGIKAGDKVECNLRLACALGQGSYGLSISLHTGDVHIDNNFDWIENVEVFDVINSDRPFFVGTSRLEHVFEIVR, from the coding sequence ATGACCGTGCTTTCCGTCAGCCATCTGTCGAAACGCTATGCGAGCTACGCAAGCAATCTGGAAAGGTTTGCCGGCTGGTTCGGCGCGCCCGTCAAGCCCACGGAGGAATTCTGGCCGGTAAGGGACATCTCGTTCTCCCTGGCGGCCGGCGAGGCACTGGGCCTCATCGGCCAGAATGGTGCGGGCAAGAGCACGCTTCTGAAGCTGATCACCGGCACCGTTCGGCCTACCGAGGGCACGGCAAGCGTTGGCGGCCGCATCAGCGCCATCCTCGAACTCGGGCTCGGCTTCAACCCCGAATTCACCGGACGCCAGAACGCCTACCATGCCGGCGGACTGATGGGACTGTCGCAAACGCGGCTTGCCGAACTGATGCCGCATATCGAGGACTTTGCCGAGATCGGCGACTTCTTCGATCAGCCGCTGCGAACCTATTCGAGCGGCATGCAGGCGCGGCTGGCCTTCGCGCTCGCCACCGCCGAACGGCCCGAGGTGCTGATCGTCGACGAAGTGCTTTCGGTGGGCGACAGCTATTTCCAGCACAAGAGCTTCGACCGGATACGCAGCTTCAGGGCCGCCGGCACGTCGATCATTCTGGTCACTCACGGGATGGGCGACGTCAGATCCTTGTGTGACCGGGTGATTCTGCTGGACAAGGGGCGCGTGCTGAAGGACGGGCCGCCCGACGAAGTGGTCGACTACTACAACGCCCTGATCGCGACCAAGGAGAACGCCAAGCTGACCATCGAGCAACGGCGCGAAAGGGACGATTGGCTTTACAGCAGGAGCGGAACCAAGGCGGCCGCGGTTGAATCCGTCGCGCTGATCGACGGCGAAAACGGGAAGCCGATCAAGACCGCCATCTCAGGACAGAGCGTGACAATTCGAGCCCGGATAGAGGCGAAGGAGGACATTCCGGAACTGGTCATCGGGTTCATGCTGAAAGACCGCGCCGGCCACACAGTTTGGGGAACCAACACCTGGCATACGGGCCAGGTGCTTTCAGGCATCAAGGCCGGAGACAAGGTGGAATGCAACCTGCGTCTTGCCTGCGCGCTTGGCCAGGGTTCATACGGACTTTCCATTTCGCTCCACACCGGAGACGTTCACATCGACAACAATTTCGACTGGATCGAAAACGTCGAGGTTTTCGACGTCATCAATTCAGACCGCCCGTTTTTTGTCGGGACGAGCCGCCTTGAACACGTGTTCGAAATCGTCAGATGA
- a CDS encoding methyltransferase domain-containing protein, with protein MKKTFDDLYKAFEDRFRGSRELVKDRLKIYLPLLAQVPRQAEGPTLAIDLGCGRGEWLEILAEAGFDATGVDTNARMAQEATDHGLKIELQDAIDYLGGRPNNSVAVISAFHMVEHVPTDYLIRLLDECNRVLTDDGLLILETPNPENISVGTHTFHLDPTHKRPLPPDLLEFLVGQAEFAETAILRLNGAPMIDAGPMERSIHLMFEVARDYACLARKHLVEGPNALAAFVESASQMVPTDTRQIKQWLRSADDEVVDISGGVKAMMTSTALQLQQLTDNLAAQSDMMRTGNIALTNTVASLGKQLKDIIKDRAVAARDTEIERLRHHLAEEEITAREQSFLKDAVIEERDAEIARLSQSMAALAEQVEQLSALTDAFKNSTSWKLAAPIRAMKYLYRTALERPKYNSRDLAAPSPAWTLAPGANTRLLMHHGLLWLRLRPRLAASVRRAVRLAPPIERRLLAFARARSGLIIIDKDWMLDPDPVAFRAWSKLLMTGKSK; from the coding sequence ATGAAAAAAACTTTCGATGATCTCTACAAGGCCTTCGAGGATCGCTTTCGCGGCTCGAGGGAACTCGTCAAGGATCGGCTGAAGATCTACCTGCCCTTGTTGGCGCAGGTACCGCGACAGGCCGAGGGACCGACCCTGGCGATCGATCTTGGCTGCGGACGCGGCGAATGGCTCGAGATACTCGCCGAGGCTGGGTTCGATGCCACGGGTGTGGATACCAATGCGCGTATGGCACAGGAGGCCACGGACCATGGCCTCAAGATCGAATTGCAGGACGCGATCGACTATCTCGGCGGCAGGCCGAACAACAGCGTGGCCGTCATTTCGGCTTTCCATATGGTCGAGCACGTACCGACGGATTACTTGATCAGACTATTGGATGAATGCAACAGAGTGCTGACCGATGACGGCCTGCTGATCCTGGAAACACCCAATCCGGAAAATATCTCGGTCGGTACGCATACTTTCCATCTCGACCCAACGCATAAGCGTCCCCTGCCGCCGGATTTGCTGGAATTTCTGGTGGGACAAGCTGAATTCGCGGAGACCGCGATCTTGAGGCTGAATGGCGCCCCGATGATCGACGCCGGACCGATGGAACGCAGCATTCACCTGATGTTCGAGGTGGCGCGCGACTATGCCTGTCTGGCGAGAAAACACCTCGTGGAAGGACCCAATGCACTTGCGGCGTTTGTCGAGAGCGCATCGCAAATGGTGCCCACGGACACAAGGCAGATAAAGCAATGGTTGCGTTCCGCCGATGACGAAGTCGTCGACATATCGGGAGGCGTCAAGGCAATGATGACTTCGACCGCGCTCCAGCTTCAGCAACTGACCGATAATCTGGCTGCCCAGTCCGACATGATGCGAACGGGCAATATCGCGCTGACAAACACCGTGGCTTCTCTCGGCAAACAGCTTAAGGACATCATCAAGGACAGAGCCGTGGCAGCGCGCGATACCGAGATCGAGCGCCTTCGTCACCATCTTGCCGAGGAAGAAATCACGGCGAGAGAACAGTCTTTCCTCAAGGATGCCGTCATAGAGGAGCGTGACGCCGAGATTGCCCGCCTGAGCCAAAGCATGGCGGCGCTGGCCGAACAGGTTGAGCAACTCTCGGCGCTTACGGACGCCTTCAAGAACTCGACCTCGTGGAAACTCGCAGCTCCCATCCGAGCAATGAAATACTTGTACCGCACTGCATTAGAGCGGCCAAAATACAATAGCCGTGACCTCGCCGCCCCCTCCCCCGCGTGGACGCTGGCGCCTGGTGCCAATACCAGGCTTCTGATGCACCATGGCCTGCTGTGGTTGCGGCTGAGGCCGCGCCTGGCCGCTTCCGTACGGCGCGCAGTGCGGCTGGCTCCGCCGATCGAGCGCCGCCTTTTGGCTTTCGCACGCGCCCGAAGCGGATTGATCATCATCGACAAGGATTGGATGCTTGATCCGGACCCTGTCGCGTTCCGGGCCTGGAGCAAGCTTCTCATGACCGGAAAGTCGAAATGA